In a genomic window of Roseiflexus castenholzii DSM 13941:
- the hepT gene encoding type VII toxin-antitoxin system HepT family RNase toxin, producing MRERLLRLEVNVRELARFRQMYTSEDVRREPHLEWALRYGLLEAIQIVIDLSCHIASEKSLGAPATYAECVDLLSRAGLLSGDVAKAVSGMVGLRNILVQEYISVDLNRLYNLLDRLDDFRTFAEQIRPYV from the coding sequence ATGCGTGAACGATTGTTGCGCCTCGAAGTGAATGTGCGCGAGCTGGCGCGTTTTCGCCAGATGTACACAAGTGAGGACGTGCGGCGTGAGCCTCATTTGGAATGGGCGTTGCGGTATGGACTGCTGGAAGCCATTCAAATCGTCATCGATCTCAGTTGTCATATCGCCAGTGAGAAAAGTCTGGGCGCGCCGGCGACGTATGCCGAATGTGTAGACCTGTTAAGCCGCGCCGGATTATTGAGCGGTGATGTGGCGAAGGCGGTGTCGGGGATGGTCGGCTTGCGTAACATTCTCGTCCAAGAATACATTTCTGTAGACCTCAATCGTTTATACAATCTGCTTGACCGTCTAGATG
- the mntA gene encoding type VII toxin-antitoxin system MntA family adenylyltransferase antitoxin — translation MIAIEKVRDLLAAHDAIEFALLFGSFARGKPKPWSDVDIAIFVERPLDLLEIGQLTATLECSLGRTVDVLILNTALEHHPALAYNVIAEGCLLFCRRREAFVDCKTKIILRYLDTAFLRSMVARAFEERLNTGRFGAGETHA, via the coding sequence ATGATCGCAATTGAAAAAGTTCGCGACCTGCTCGCTGCTCACGATGCCATCGAGTTTGCCCTCCTATTCGGTTCCTTTGCGCGGGGAAAGCCGAAACCGTGGAGCGATGTGGATATTGCAATTTTTGTCGAGCGGCCCCTTGACCTCTTGGAGATCGGGCAGCTTACGGCAACGCTCGAGTGCAGCCTCGGTCGGACAGTGGATGTGCTTATCTTGAACACGGCGCTCGAACACCATCCTGCCCTCGCCTACAACGTCATTGCCGAAGGCTGCTTGCTGTTCTGTCGCCGACGGGAAGCCTTTGTAGATTGTAAAACCAAAATTATTTTGCGCTATCTCGATACGGCGTTCCTGCGGTCAATGGTTGCACGCGCCTTTGAAGAGCGTCTGAACACCGGTCGCTTCGGCGCAGGAGAGACCCATGCGTGA